Proteins encoded together in one Theileria parva strain Muguga chromosome 3 map unlocalized ctg_530, whole genome shotgun sequence window:
- the AERO1 gene encoding Endoplasmic Reticulum Oxidoreductin 1 (ERO1) family protein produces the protein MLLYIIFYRIFLFTLSIACDCTVYNNYNINEKNSSIIVDKSNNPNKLHYSLNSSNFSQISPIEEDNVENIVKFTRLVLEAETIHLKLSNILSDYYFRIFLVNLDSNCKSKPRINSCPSQTHYLSLDKNKTKNGATPFSLLNTPTPNSNKTEVAKCHVDRCNSREVPLSIMGNRKENYVLRFSEGLVGSTDGFGFNRDFLVRSNLVPDNCVFVDLLRNPPSYTGYNGQDDWRLMYDEIDKYDNMSCKESLHFYKLISGMRGAISAFSALNYECTNAYEAYEDQTELPSYQSNYHYYNNKLSKHKDRLENIYYTYKYILSAVVRLKGYLDNFNSNLQLVNNDLYLHLKDFLTFINKSNITTDSNGSNHNNLQTECGKEMVEKFDRLIELVNCVECEKCKLHGKLKLSAIQTSIKILMTDVDKLGELDLNRNDLVALFHGLDYFAQSILIIERFEQHKKRRIMLYPLRFLLGCLLAIVVIYKQEILSLPIFKL, from the exons atgttattatatattattttttatcgCATCTTCCTGTTCACCCTGTCAATAGCATGTGACTGTACAGTATATAACAACTACAATATAAATGAAAAGAACAGTAGTATAATCGTCGACAAATCAAATAATCCAAATAAGTTACATTACTCCTTAAATAGCTCCAACTTCTCGCAAATTAGCCCAATTGAGGAGGACAATGTGGAgaatatagtaaaattcACGAGGCTGGTTTTGGAGGCTGAAACCATCCACCTGAAGCTCAGCAACATTTTATCGGACTACTACTTTCGCATATTTCTGGTCAATTTAGACTCAAATTGCAAGTCGAAGCCAAGAATTAATTCATGTCCCTCTCAAACTCATTATCTCTCACTCGATAAGAATAAAACAAAGAATGGCGCTACACCTTTTAGTCTTCTTAATACTCCAACTCCTAACAGTAATAAAACTGAAGTTGCTAAATGTCATGTGGACAGATGCAATTCCCGTGAGGTACCGCTCAGTATAATGGGTAACAGGAAGGAGAATTACGTATTAAGGTTTAGCGAAGGCTTGGTTGGTAGCACTGATGGGTTTGGGTTTAACAGAGACTTCCTGGTCAGGAGTAACTTGGTTCCAGACAACTGCGTTTTTGTGGATTTGTTGAGAAATCCTCCATCATACACTGGATATAATGGTCAAGATGACTG GAGATTGATGTATGACGAGATTGACAAATATGACAACATGAGTTGTAAGGAGAgtttacatttttacaagTTAATTTCTGGCATGCGTGGTGCAATTTCAGCTTTTTCAGCTTTAAACTACGAGTGTACAAATGCTTATGAAGCTTACGAAGACCAGACTGAGTTACCCTCATATCAGAGTAACTATCACTACTATAACAACAAGTTATCCAAACATAAGGATAGACTGGAGAATATCTATTACACGTAcaagtatattttatcGGCAGTGGTCAGGTTAAAGGGATACCTGGACAATTTTAACAGTAATTTACAGTTGGTAAATAATGActtatatttacatttgaaagattttttaacatttatcaataaaaGTAATATCACCACTGATTCCAACGGCTCAAATCACAACAATTTACAAACAGA ATGTGGTAAAGAGATGGTTGAGAAGTTTGATAGATTAATAGAACTAGTGAATTGTGTCGAGTGTGAAAAGTGCAAATTGCATGGCAAATTAAAGTTATCAGCCATACAAACTTCTATTAAG ATATTAATGACTGATGTGGATAAACTTGGCGAATTGGACTTGAATCGGAATGATTTGGTTGCTTTATTTCACGGATTAGACTACTTTGCTCAGTCAATTCTGATCATTGAGAGATTTGAACAACACAAGAAACGTAGAATAATGCTCTATCCTCTCAGGTTCCTGCTCGGATGCCTACTAGCCATTgttgtaatatataaacaaGAAATCCTATCACTACCCATTTTTAAACTGTAA